The sequence AATTCTTACTTACAATTAGCTCATATTATGTAATATTGAATGACTTTTGTCCAAAATATAACATACAAGAACAATTATCTGGACATTCCCCTCCACGAACTCTGGAATGGCTGCAATTAGTATGTCTGACCCTTTCTGCTCTTCAAGACGACCAACAAAAACTATTAAAGGAATGCTCGAGTCCACAGGCAACCCAACTTCAGCTTGTAGCATTTCCTTATTGAGTGCCCTTGCTTCAGTTACCTGATAAATTACATTTATAAGTACTGAAATCTCCATATATGCTTAAAATGAGAAATCTCAGTCTTACCATTGTTGCATCGTATTTCACGCTGATGTACTTATCTGTTGCTGGATTCCATTCATAAACATCCATGCCATTGACAATTCCAGTTTCAAGGGGCTTTGTGCGAAGGACACCATCCAATTCAACACCTTTATCTGGGCCAGAAGCTAGTTCTTTGACATAATGTGGACTAACCGTCATAACCAGATCACATTCAGTGATCCCTGCCTTCATCCAGTTAATCTTTCTACCTACTACAGGTTTAAAATGCCTGCACACATCACAATACATTCCAATGTTAAAGAAACTAGAAGGACATACTTAATCTTTATAGAAATAATTGAAACTTAGGGCCAATACCCATCAATAAAATCAAATGAAGGCAGGAAACTGTCCGGTAGATTAAGAAGTTCAAAGTCTTCTCTGGCAAATCTACCCTGGTAGGCAATATTGTGAATGCAGAAAGCAACCTAGCAGACCACAATAAACCAATTAAAACATGGTACAGAAAATATTTTTGCCTACATACCACCAATTTGGATCACGTGGAGATTATTAGTCTAAAAGTGCATAAGGTGCAAGAGATAGCGAAATGATGTACCTTAGCATTCACATACATTCCTTTTGCCTGATAGATGCTCTTGAGATAGCATGGCAGGACTCCAGTGTGCCAGTCATTTGCAACGAAGACAACATTTTCACCTGATTAACAAATATGAATGTCAGTCAGATAGAATGAGGGAGAAAGACAATTATCTGTGATAGTTTATACTATACAGAAACCAACCATATGGTCCCGAGAAATATTCAGAATTGTTGAGATTGAGAACCCTTGGAGCCTCCAAAGCAGCCTAAAAGGACAATCAGATTAGAAGAAATTGCACAAAAATAATacaaattagaagaaaaaaaaactaattccaTGCAATTTCTGACAGTCAATGGTAGACTTGCCCAAACCTACAACTGTGATTAGCTGAGCCCACatgcaaattaaaaaaaaaaagataaatagatAGAAAAAGGGACCACTTTAAAAGCTCGTATCAAATTACTGAAACCTGACGTTTatatggcatttttttttttgactggggACGTTTATATGACATTATCAGATGGAATTTACAGAGTTAGTGTATAAATACATATCTCAACTAATAAATGTCTCTGTATAGAACAAAACAATACAATTTGTAGAACTACTTAGTGTAGCCACTTCATGGCTTTGTACATCAAGGCTGAGGCTGTTGTGACACATCTATGCATTTACTTACGAGGCATAAAAGGCAGAACCGCAACTGGTTGTCCCGGTAGTCATCTCCAGTGGTAGGACCGTATAATTTTGGTCCAGTCTTGCCCCATACCTGAAAGTTTTATGATTCAAAGGGTGTACTGAGATACCAAAACTTTTAGAACTTTGCATCACTCAATTAGAACGCAGGTAATTAATGGTTTATCAGACCTTCTCAAGAAACATAGGATGATCAACAAAAACACGGTCAACTCCCCTTTTATAGCAGTGGAAGAAGCGCACTGTTTCTGTCCTGTCACCAATATTGACCTACAgaagtaaaaaggaaaaattagcATCTACAGCATCAGAAAACTGGTATAAGTTAAATCCAGCTAAATACGTACAGCATGGTTAAAAACTTTACCTCGACAAGGACATTTGTATCCCATGCATCTTTGTATTGATCATAACGAGGAACTATTGTCATGACACGATGTCCCATTGCCTATGATAAAATGAGTTTCTTCACACAAGATGAACTGTACATAAAGGGCAAGTGCAATGCAATGTaggaaaaaacatatgaatgaTAAATCCTGAATTAAATATTAGCATGATGTACAAAACTTGTATCTTGTTAACTCAACTTCAACCAGTTATCTCAATGAAACCTAGTTGCATAAGAATGTGCAATCGAACAGGAGCATAAATTGTTTGCAGAATCAGATCAAACCCCTGTGTttgtgaatatatttttttgctagAAACACTGAGGTTTGATCTGACTGTTGGATTTAACAATACGTGACAAAGAATACTTACAGCAAGAGCAGGGGGCAGTCCCCCTAGAACATCACCGAGGCCTCCAGTTTTGCACCATGGGTGACATTCAGTTGCAATAAAAATTATTGTCATTCCAGCAGAGCATACTATAGGCATGTGAGACCTCCTAGGCTTAGTGCAAATTCCAGTGCTTGTTGCTATTCTTTTGGCCATATGTTTGTTAATCCGCACAGAAAGGGTATCCCTCTTTAGGAACCTAACTCCATAGTTGTACGATTGTTGGAATTGCATATGAGGTGATTGCTTTAAAGCGCCAACACCATTTGTTTGGTAAGAGCAGTAGGTAGGTGTTGAACCCATTGTTCTAGCCATTCAGTGACACCTACAAAAATGCCAAATGGTGGTTAGAAGTTCTGCTCTAGAAATAATTCTCGTTTGGAAAAACTTAATAATGTAATGATCTAATCCACAGTGTGCTCATCTAATCCACGATGTGCTGAATGAAAGGCAACATTATTATACTACCAAAACTTTGAAAATTTAGGACAAAACAAAAATGGTTCCTAGATATTTACTATACTACCAAAATGTTGCACATTGCTATGGAATTAAAAAATCGAATCAGCACATTGCAAAGaggaaatatattttatttttagagcTTACAAATGGTTTCTAGATATTTACTATACTACCAAAATGTTGCACATTGTTATGGAATTAAAAAATCGAATCAGCACATTGCAAAGAggaaatatattttgatttttggagCTTACTTTTAGAATTAATTGGAGGTTCACTCCCGTAAAAAAGGATCTAGTTATTATTGGTGTGCAAGGATGAACATGGTTGAGAGCTCCAAGGTCTAACCGTGAGTCCGTGACTTCTACTGTTGTACCAGAAAGCGGATAGATGGTGATCCCACATGGTCACATATCAGAATTTTGGGAGTTGGTGATGGCAAATTCATCACTCATCCTATGCGATGGACTTTTACCAACTTTATGAGGGTTTACATCAGAACTTTGACTCCATTAGAGGCAGATACTATTGGGCAGGGAATAAGCAAGGAAGGAAATACCACATGGTTAAGTGGTCTGACCTTGCTTTTCCTAAAGAGTTTGGGGGTCTGGGCCTTACTGAGACTAGGACTTTGAATGCTGCTCTACTAGCCAAATGGATTTTTAAGATTGAATCCTCTGATGAGAGTTTATGTGTGGAATTACTGAGGAGAAAATACTTGATCTTTGGTGGTGTCTTTCAGTGCTCCTCAAAGAGAGTTTCTCAATTTTGGTCAGGAATTCTCAATACAAGAAAGTGGTTTAACTTGGGCTCAGAATGGCAGGTGGGGAATGGCACTCACATCTTCTTTTGGCTGGATATTTGGCAGGGCGACTGCCCTCTGAAGATCATTTTTACTGAGCTATTTATGAtctgcaatcaacaagagatTTTGATTGCAGACCTGAAACACTTGGATCTATGGGTCCCATAGAATTGGAACAATGGCGTCAAATTAAGCTGATCATTGAGAACCTGGTCTTGTCCTCTTCCCCTGATACCTTGAGATGGTGTCTAAATTCTAATAAGAAGTATACCACAAAATCCTTGTACAGAGCTATTTTGTTCAGAGGTGCTTTAGATGAGAGATTACAGTTTGTCTGGCGTTGTCCTTGCCCTATGAAGTTGAAACATTTCATTTGGCTAGCCCTGAGAGACAAAATCCAATCTTGTGAGCAATTGAAACTTAAAGGGTGGGTTGGGTCTGAAAATTGTCTGCTCTGTGGCAACAAGGAAACTACTGACCATATCATTTTTGACTGCCCTATGGCCACTTTCGTTTGGTGCATCTGTAGAGGGACGCACTGGGTTGGGATGCTTGTCCTGGAGgttttgatgacttttttaggtTTGTTGGCCAGATTTCAAAAGCGAGGCTCAGAGTTATGACGGCTCTACTCGCCTCCATTTGCTGGGTTCTTTGGAACACTAGGAATAATATGATTTTCAGGTCAAAGATTGTTTACTCACCTCTGCATCTCTCCTTTCAAATTGTTTCTTATCTTATGCAGTGGAAGGCTTTAGGACGCGCTGATGAGCTAGCAAGTCTGGAGGTGCTAATAGAAAAgctaaggccctctttgtttaggcttaggcttattggcttagacttttaagtcagcttattggcttatatgatttataagccggtggatttaatgtcctaagtttaatggtggagtcatacatctacctcacataagccaaaaaagcttctccaacctagcttttggcttaatagtgttagagtggcttatggcttcaaaaaagccaaacgaaaaaGCCGCTTGTTTGTTTAGTCTTAGACTTTTcggcttataagttggcttataagcctaaacaaagagggcctaagaaTGGTGAACACAAGAATTGGGAATAGAAGAACTGGAATTGGCTGATGTCTCCGTTTTGTGGCTGCTTCTGTTTCTCGTTAGTGTCTGTTTATATACTAAACCTGAAGCTGTCAAGTTGAGTTCTGCTTTAGTAGTCCAGTCAGTCCTTCCTTTACTTTTGTTGAGGCAAAGTCCTCTCTGTGCTGCAAACGCTTATCTGGGATCTCCcagacacccccccccccccccccccccgggcttTTAATAGAAGCCGGGCCTTTGGcctttctctaaaaaaaaaaaaaaaatcatcactcACTACCACCACTACTCcgttttaaaggagtatagattt is a genomic window of Oryza glaberrima chromosome 7, OglaRS2, whole genome shotgun sequence containing:
- the LOC127779190 gene encoding granule-bound starch synthase 1b, chloroplastic/amyloplastic, translating into MARTMGSTPTYCSYQTNGVGALKQSPHMQFQQSYNYGVRFLKRDTLSVRINKHMAKRIATSTGICTKPRRSHMPIVCSAGMTIIFIATECHPWCKTGGLGDVLGGLPPALAAMGHRVMTIVPRYDQYKDAWDTNVLVEVNIGDRTETVRFFHCYKRGVDRVFVDHPMFLEKVWGKTGPKLYGPTTGDDYRDNQLRFCLLCLAALEAPRVLNLNNSEYFSGPYGENVVFVANDWHTGVLPCYLKSIYQAKGMYVNAKVAFCIHNIAYQGRFAREDFELLNLPDSFLPSFDFIDGHFKPVVGRKINWMKAGITECDLVMTVSPHYVKELASGPDKGVELDGVLRTKPLETGIVNGMDVYEWNPATDKYISVKYDATMVTEARALNKEMLQAEVGLPVDSSIPLIVFVGRLEEQKGSDILIAAIPEFVEGNVQIIVLGTGKKKMEEELILLEVKYPNNARGIAKFNVPLAHMMFAGADFIIVPSRFEPCGLIQLQGMRYGVVPICSSTGGLVDTVKEGVTGFHMGSFNVECETVDPVDVTAVASTVKRALKQYNTPAFQEMVQNCMAQDLSWKGPAKKWEEVLLGLGVEGSQPGIEGEELAPLAKENVATP